A DNA window from Primulina tabacum isolate GXHZ01 chromosome 12, ASM2559414v2, whole genome shotgun sequence contains the following coding sequences:
- the LOC142520617 gene encoding protein SIEVE ELEMENT OCCLUSION B-like — protein MANYQVLPPVTKSRPPITETAVPQKDPVLSGGLVQNFTTDPSLKQSHEQDHGTYNPLPVPRATVSAKGGHTMLKPNPNRLSISSDESALSKQIVATHSLACEDFDVKPVLAIVEDIFRLSKPLTTTDHSIAPIQGTQVQRHFDTKEDKAYYGSTLDDKMYLSSTLDDKAYDSAYRDLDIVKALAFPINKICSEIVCKCAAGAEAHSVTMDFLRSLSYYSWDAKVVITFAAFAINYGEFWLVLQLQTKDPLAKNIASLKDLPETMQQSPDLRKKFESVFELLSTALKVTHCLIEFKELPSQYISNESAEMAAATAHIPSAAYWIIRSLLACASLLLNLIGSGHEYLTSTAESWEILNMAHKLSVMLEHLQTQLKICKDLIERKRGEDAYIAFKKLMEAVHIDNMKVFKAMFRAKEDQKSLFHGLKKINEKLDILRSKHVLLLITDLDIPHEELNILHSIYNQHPTRQEYEVLWLPIVDSSTSMASFQDTEYRNLQNLMPWHSVEHPSFIEPVAVRYIREVWNFTHRPMLVVLDPQAKLSNLDALPMMWIWGSNGFPFTKQREMTLWAESTWNLELLADAIDPRFTDWIRDNKIICLYGGEDIEWVRRFTQSTRTAAAAMRINLEMLYVGKSNPKEKVRRCHDVIVREKLSHTFPLDSYNDYIWFFWTRLMSMLNSKKRLGSSFDSDTVMQEILNMLTFDGSEVGWAVFSRGNYELMKGNGDILLTVMDNHTQWAYRVDHADKFVGVLDEETRGVRTATEQHCNRLILPGYAGYVSERIVCSECGKTMDQYVMYRCCTD, from the exons ATGGCGAATTACCAAGTGTTGCCTCCGGTTACTAAGAGTCGCCCACCGATCACTGAAACGGCGGTGCCTCAAAAAGATCCAGTTTTGAGTGGTGGGTTGGTGCAGAATTTCACAACTGATCCTAGTTTGAAGCAGAGCCATGAACAGGATCATGGCACTTACAATCCTCTCCCAGTACCACGTGCAACGGTGAGTGCCAAGGGCGGCCACACGATGTTGAAGCCAAATCCAAATCGCCTCTCTATATCTTCAGATGAGAGTGCCCTGAGCAAGCAAATTGTGGCCACTCATAGTTTGGCCTGTGAAGACTTTGATGTGAAACCGGTTCTTGCCATAGTCGAGGATATCTTTCGTCTTTCGAAGCCCTTGACTACTACTGATCACAGTATTGCTCCA ATTCAGGGAACTCAAGTTCAACGTCATTTTGATACAAAGGAAGACAAGGCATACTACGGTTCTACGTTGGATGATAAGATGTACCTCAGTTCTACGTTGGATGACAAGGCCTACGACAGTGCTTACAGGGACTTAGATATTGTCAAAGCACTTGCATTTCCCATTAACAAGATTTGCAGTGAG ATAGTTTGCAAATGTGCTGCTGGAGCAGAAGCTCATTCCGTAACAATGGATTTCCTCAGATCTCTGTCGTATTACTCGTGGGACGCCAAAGTTGTCATCACCTTTGCTGCTTTTGCCATCAACTATGGGGAGTTTTGGCTAGTCTTACAGCTTCAGACAAAAGATCCACTCGCCAAGAACATAGCAAGTCTCAAAGATTTGCCGGAGACAATGCAGCAGTCCCCTGATTTAAGAAAGAAGTTCGAGTCTGTTTTCGAGCTTTTATCCACAGCTCTGAAGGTAACACACTGTCTTATAGAGTTCAAGGAGCTTCCCTCTCAGTACATAAGCAATGAGTCAGCAGAAATGGCAGCTGCTACCGCTCATATTCCTTCAGCTGCATACTGGATCATCAGGAGTCTTCTTGCCTGTGCCTCTCTACTTCTGAACCTCATCGGCAGCGGTCACGA GTACCTTACTTCAACTGCTGAGTCCTGGGAGATATTAAACATGGCTCATAAGCTTTCAGTGATGCTGGAACACTTGCAAACGCAATTGAAGATCTGTAAGGACTTAATCG AGAGGAAGAGAGGAGAAGATGCGTACATTGCATTCAAGAAACTCATGGAGGCAGTGCATATTGATAACATGAAGGTGTTCAAAGCGATGTTTCGTGCTAAAGAAGATCAGAAATCACTCTTTCATGGTCTCAAAAAGATTAAC GAGAAACTCGATATATTGAGGTCCAAGCATGTACTATTGTTGATCACTGACCTCGACATTCCTCACGAAGAGCTCAACATTCTCCATTCAATTTACAATCAACACCCAACGAGGCAAGAATACGAGGTTCTTTGGCTCCCCATAGTCGATTCTTCAACTTCAATGGCCTCATTTCAAGATACAGAATACCGGAACCTGCAAAACTTGATGCCTTGGCATTCAGTGGAGCACCCTTCATTCATCGAGCCGGTGGCAGTAAGATACATCCGAGAAGTCTGGAATTTCACACACAGGCCAATGCTTGTTGTCCTGGATCCACAAGCAAAACTATCTAATCTTGACGCCTTACCGATGATGTGGATTTGGGGGAGCAATGGCTTCCCTTTTACTAAGCAAAGAGAAATGACTCTATGGGCAGAAAGCACCTGGAACCTGGAATTACTTGCGGATGCCATAGATCCACGTTTTACAGATTGG ATAAGGGATAACAAGATCATATGCCTGTACGGAGGAGAGGACATCGAATGGGTCCGTAGATTCACCCAATCCACCCGAACAGCAGCAGCCGCAATGCGCATCAATCTGGAAATGCTCTACGTGGGGAAAAGCAACCCGAAAGAAAAAGTCCGCCGCTGCCACGATGTCATCGTGAGGGAGAAACTGAGCCACACGTTCCCTCTCGATAGCTACAACGACTACATTTGGTTCTTCTGGACGAGACTGATGAGCATGTTGAACTCCAAGAAACGACTCGGGTCGTCTTTCGATTCCGACACCGTGATGCAGGAGATCCTGAACATGCTCACGTTCGACGGCAGCGAAGTGGGGTGGGCTGTTTTTAGCCGAGGCAATTACGAGTTGATGAAGGGAAATGGCGATATTCTGCTGACTGTTATGGACAATCACACTCAATGGGCATACAGGGTCGATCATGCTGACAAGTTTGTGGGAGTTCTCGACGAGGAAACACGAGGGGTGCGCACAGCCACAGAGCAGCACTGCAACCGCCTGATTCTTCCAGGGTATGCCGGCTACGTATCTGAGCGTATCGTTTGCTCAGAATGCGGGAAGACAATGGATCAGTATGTTATGTATCGCTGCTGCACCGATTGA
- the LOC142520363 gene encoding uncharacterized protein LOC142520363, translating into MEGSTNTVFRPPVLDGSNYALWKVKMRVFIKSIEERAWQRVLDGWSLPKLEDADGDTRLKPESTWTVDEVQTSNFISKALNAIFSSVDTRMFNLITTCVCAKDAWEILQKHCEGSASVRKTRLRMVTSKFESLRMEDKESILEYDSRLRQLSNEAHSLGDPMSNERLVNKVLRSLPEKFNIKVCAIEESKDTSTINLDELMSSLRTFEMNLDLQKKDKGKTIALEVSTDSYDEILQISKEVNESDLGEDSISLITKKFGDYLKKMREKKKIRQKSVLPNITTSAKAQKFTHMKGQFRPKTELQIQSNVRNLDSVQCRECSGFGHYANECANRLRRNKGMAVTLSDEESDDDQGSSESENHTSLSSVIKEKRSMQINPLGVATGVAIPGRNTSSNSVCLKSTTLAEASQSETQEVDDDEVTLESVQTMYEELYEDWIKRTKGNAILSKENAELKSQISRLEAILSKKDLELCKVKEELGEATQILAKMNSSSSKLDSLLMIGQNDKAGLGYPNSLFEIGESSNTERKPTVFVKESVETSNATQTEKGAPSKRQISTKKSKSRKRHFICHYCFRPGHIKPYCFKLRDDYKRWESEQVLPQVLYNTRRNTANRKPTIKRVWVPKAKIQCSVIYTSLKTNIAGIWYFDSGCSRHMTGSKDHLIDYVELRSGHVTYGDGAKGRTAGKGTLNVDGLPNLHNVLYVEGLNSNLISISQLCDDGLHVKFDKDNCEVFDNSNTRILTGTRSADNCYQLGEDLACNHSKVSELNLWHQKLGHANFKTLKNLCKYDAVRGMPNLSSGIPYVCGACQKDLTGKTIEDDIYGLLNESETLPNTDVAPGVVTPETTPALAESNDELGKYTENDDSVTNEEIDIPSKV; encoded by the exons ATGGAAGGATCAACAAATACTGTTTTTAGGCCTCCCGTGTTGGATGGATCAAACTATGCATTGTGGAAAGTAAAGATGAGGGTTTTTATTAAATCCATTGAAGAAAGAGCTTGGCAACGTGTACTTGATGGTTGGAGTCTACCAAAACTCGAGGATGCTGATGGAGACACACGGCTCAAACCTGAAAGTACATGGACTGTCGATGAAGTGCAAACTTCAAACTTTATTTCCAAGGCTCTCAATGCTATATTTTCATCTGTTGACACAAGGATGTTTAATTTAATCACCACTTGTGTATGCGCCAAAGATGCTTGGGAGATACTCCAGAAGCACTGTGAAGGATCCGCAAGTGTGCGTAAAACTAGGCTAAGGATGGTGACATCAAAGTTCGAAAGTTTGAGAATGGAGGACAAGGAGTCTATTCTTGAGTATGATAGCCGGTTGAGACAACTTTCTAATGAAGCTCACAGTCTTGGAGATCCCATGTCTAATGAAAGATTGGTGAACAAAGTTTTAAGATCTCTACCTGAGAAATTTAATATCAAAGTTTGTGCAATTGAAGAATCTAAAGACACTTCAACAATCAACCTGGATGAATTAATGAGTTCCCTCagaacttttgagatgaatcttgatttacaaaagaaggataaagggaagACAATAGCCCTTGAAGTTTCAACTGACTCTTATGATGAAATCCTTCAAATATCTAAAGAAGTGAATGAATCTGATTTAGGTGAAGATTCTATCTCTCTAATTACTAAAAAATTCGGTGATTActtgaagaaaatgagagagaagaagaaaattAGACAAAAATCTGTGTTGCCCAATATCACCACTTCTGCAAAAGCTCAAAAGTTTACTCATATGAAAGGACAATTTCGACCAAAAACTGAATTGCAAATCCAatcaaatgtcagaaatttggaCTCAGTACAATGCAGAGAGTGTTCTGGATTTGGACACTATGCCAATGAGTGTGCCAATCGACTTcgaagaaacaaaggcatgGCTGTCACTTTGAGTGATGAAGAGTCTGATGATGATCAAGGATCAAGTGAATCTGAAAATCACACATCGTTATCTTCTGTGATCAAGGAAAAACGCTCAATGCAAATCAATCCTTTGGGTGTTGCCACAGGTGTTGCAATACCTGGCCGCAACACCTCTTCGAATTCAGTATGTCTTAAATCTACAACCCTTGCGGAGGCAAGTCAGTCTGAAACTCAAGAGGTAGATGATGATGAAGTCACTCTAGAAAGTGTGCAGACGATGTACGAAGAATTATATGAAGACTGGATCAAAAGAACTAAAGGAAATGCAATTCTCTCCAAAGAGAATGCTGAGTTAAAGTCACAAATTTCACGACTTGAAGCAATCTTAAGCAAGAAAGATTTGGAATTATGCAAAGTCAAAGAGGAACTTGGAGAAGCAACTCAGATTCTTGCCAAGATGAATTCAAGTTCATCCAAACTTGATTCACTTTTGATGATTGGACAAAATGACAAAGCTGGACTTGGTTATCCGAACAGTCTGTTCGAAATTGGAGAATCTTCCAATACTGAGAGAAAACCAACTGTTTTTGTCAAAGAAAGTGTTGAAACCTCAAATGCTACACAAACTGAAAAAGGTGCTCCATCTAAAAGGCAAATATCTACCAAGAAGTCCAAATCCAGAAAACGCCACTTTATCTGCCACTATTGTTTTAGACCTGGTCATATCAAACCCTACTGCTTTAAACTGAGAGATGATTACAAGAGATGGGAATCAGAACAGGTGTTGCCACAGGTGTTGTATAACACCCGACGCAACACTGCCAACAGAAAACCGACGATAAAAAGGGTTTGGGTGCCAAAGGCTAAGATTCAATGTTCCGTTATTTATACTTCATTAAAGACTAACATTGCAGGAAtatggtactttgacagtggcTGTTCGCGCCACATGACAGGTTCTAAAGACCATTTGATTGACTATGTTGAACTGAGGAGTGGTCATGTGACATATGGTGATGGTGCTAAAGGAAGAACTGCTGGCAAAGGAACCTTGAATGTTGATGGACTGCCTAATCTACACAATGTGCTTTATGTCGAAGGGcttaactcaaacttaataagcataagtcaactttgtgatgaCGGTTTGcatgttaagtttgataaagaCAATTGTGAAGTGTTTGATAATTCTAATACTCGTATtttgacaggtacaaggtctgCTGATAATTGCTATCAACTTGGAGAAGACTTAGcatgcaatcattcaaaagtaAGTGAACTAAACTTGTGGCATCAAAAATTGGGTCATGCAAACTTCAAGACATTAAAGAACCTTTGTAAGTACGATGCTgtgagaggtatgcctaatTTATCCTCTGGAATTCCGTATGTTTGTGGTGCATGTCAAAAGG ATCTAACGGGAAAAACAATCGAGGATGATATTTATGGGCTGCTGAACGAAAGTGAGACACTGCCTAACACAGATGTTGCACCCGGTGTTGTGACACCGGAGACAACACCTGCACTGGCAGAATCAAATGATGAACTAGGAAAGTATACTGAGAATGATGACAGTGTAACCAATGAAGAGATTGATATTCCTAGCAAGGtttag